The following proteins are co-located in the Solanum pennellii chromosome 8, SPENNV200 genome:
- the LOC107028046 gene encoding protein DETOXIFICATION 49-like has product MLKNRLVCEGKQSKKTEENPLFLVYCEAKSIGNIAFPMIFSGLLLYSRSMISMLFLGRLGEMSLAGGSLAIGFANITGYSILSGLSMGMEPICVQAFGAKRYKILGISLQRTILLLLLIAIPISSLWCNMEKILVFCGQDRDIAIEAQKYIFYSLPDLITLSFLHPLRIYLRSQSIIMPLTYCAALASLVHIPINYLLVIVLNLGIKGVALSGVWTNFNLVGSLIAYIVVSKVYINTWSSISFDCFKGWKSLLDLAIPSCVSVCLEWWWYEIMILLCGLLVNPKATVASMGILIQTTSLIYIFPSSLSFGLSTRVGNELGANRPNVARLTALVGLSCSFVLGLMALAFAVLVRDVWASMFTQDREIIALTSLILPIIGLCELGNCPQTTGCGILRGTARPKLGANINLGCFYLVGMPVAVYLGFFRGYDFTGLWIGLLAAQASCAVTMLLVILSRTNWEDQAKRAKELTSTIEFQYEDEEKFIIIDEEIPQSSIDNSYYHKIDGSSNV; this is encoded by the coding sequence atgttgaaaaatcgATTAGTTTGCGAAGGAAAACAGAGCAAAAAAACAGAGGAAAATCCCCTGTTTTTAGTTTATTGTGAAGCAAAATCAATAGGTAATATAGCATTTCCTATGATATTTAGCGGATTACTCCTTTATTCTCGATCGATGATCTCGATGCTCTTCTTAGGAAGATTGGGTGAGATGTCATTAGCCGGTGGTTCATTGGCTATAGGTTTTGCTAATATTACTGGTTATTCGATCCTTTCGGGTTTATCAATGGGTATGGAACCAATATGTGTACAAGCATTTGGTGCTAAGAGATATAAGATACTTGGGATTAGTCTGCAAAGGACAATTCTACTCCTTCTATTGATCGCGATTCCGATCTCATCATTATGGTGTAACATGGAAAAAATATTGGTATTTTGTGGACAAGATCGTGATATAGCAATCGAAGCACAAAAGTACATCTTCTATTCATTACCTGACCTAATTACACTTTCGTTTCTTCATCCGTTGAGAATTTATCTACGTTCTCAATCGATAATCATGCCATTAACATATTGTGCTGCACTTGCTAGTCTTGTTCATATTCCTATTAATTATTTGCTTGTTATAGTACTTAATCTTGGGATTAAAGGGGTTGCATTGAGTGGGGTTTGGACTAATTTCAATCTTGTTGGATCATTAATAGCCTACATTGTTGTATCAAAGGTGTATATCAATACTTGGAGTTCAATTTCATTCGATTGTTTTAAAGGATGGAAATCATTGTTGGATTTGGCAATTCCAAGTTGTGTTAGTGTTTGTTTGGAATGGTGGTGGTATGAgattatgattttgttatgtGGATTGTTGGTTAACCCTAAAGCTACCGTTGCATCGATGGGGATTTTGATCCAAACAACGTCGTTGATATACATTTTTCCATCTTCGTTGAGTTTTGGATTGTCAACGCGTGTTGGAAATGAGCTCGGGGCTAATAGGCCTAACGTGGCTAGATTGACAGCGCTCGTGGGGCTATCGTGTAGTTTTGTTTTAGGGCTAATGGCTCTAGCATTCGCGGTGTTAGTGAGGGATGTCTGGGCGAGTATGTTTACTCAGGATAGAGAAATCATTGCCCTGACATCCCTCATTTTGCCCATAATCGGACTCTGTGAGCTAGGGAATTGCCCACAGACGACCGGTTGTGGGATACTAAGAGGTACGGctaggccaaaattgggtgcCAACATCAACTTAGGATGTTTTTACCTAGTTGGAATGCCAGTAGCTGTGTATCTAGGGTTTTTTCGAGGCTACGATTTTACGGGGCTATGGATTGGATTGTTAGCTGCACAAGCTTCATGTGCAGTGACAATGTTGTTGGTGATTTTATCAAGAACAAATTGGGAAGATCAAGCTAAAAGAGCAAAAGAGTTAACTTCAACTATTGAATTTCAATATGAAGATGAAGAgaagtttattattattgatgaagAAATCCCTCAAAGTTCTATTGATAATTCATATTATCATAAGATTGATGGAAGTTCAAATGTTTAA